One genomic window of Motacilla alba alba isolate MOTALB_02 chromosome 3, Motacilla_alba_V1.0_pri, whole genome shotgun sequence includes the following:
- the MAP3K21 gene encoding mitogen-activated protein kinase kinase kinase 21 isoform X4, translated as MLWQAAVLLLEKMEHDDICNKTLKITDFGLAREWHRTTKMSAAGTYAWMAPEVIKSSMFSKGSDIWSYGVLLWELLTGEVPYRGIDGLAVAYGVAVNKLTLPIPSTCPEPFAKLMKECWEQDPHIRPSFALILEQLTAIEGAVMTEMPQESFHSMQDDWKLEIQQIFNELRTKEKELRSREEELTRAALQQKSQEELLKRREQQLAEREIDVLERELNIMIFQLNQEKPNVKKRKGKFKRSRLKLKDGHRISLPSDFQHKITVQASPNLDKRRSLNSNSSSPSSSPTIIPRLRAIQLIPKPDTHTANGRRNSVYVYQQDVDITSEYELPCGVMKKGKILCFQVTSDESNRTWGRSTTYHQEEFEDVKRNFKKKGCTWGPSSVQTKDRADCKDKVRPLSDGSNPWSTVLMKNQKGVPLASLFVDQGACTDKKLIPEGLDSKRPKPIKLPNQAYINLPLWKDDQGENTVEHESFEEGTSASSTNSTPQMTPTNSLSRTLHKKKTDSVLYGCAVVLASVALGLDIRELNKSQGPDELLPKDERKKRDGIFQRASKFRRSASPTRLQHKKEETSIPSLNPASDTVNLLSMPSISTKCLLQPDSEDAFVSTVLGDCGQCSSMDNFSSQTSESKREQMIQLAPNTVLTQLKNESVSLGLKQEPQIVPKDSSTKLSMLGHRRTLSDGSHFQTTANGVASTNDVSRLPVLSVPGTLPSPSFQQRSNHSGVSNEKQSAVNTISRPRPSSLRSKIDAWQIIPRIIKPNSKDSECSEDNVHPNVNFLPGTEERTNCHVPSLLDIDVEGQNRDCTVPLCRMKSKTCRPSIYELEREFLS; from the exons TTACGGAGTGTTGCTGTGGGAACTGCTTACAGGAGAAGTTCCTTACCGTGGCATTGATGGCCTCGCTGTGGCTTATGGAGTAGCTGTCAATAAGCTTACTTTGCCCATTCCATCCACCTGCCCTGAACCATTTGCAAAACTAATGAAAG AATGCTGGGAGCAGGACCCTCATATCCGACCGTCGTTTGCCTTAATTCTTGAACAGCTTACTGCCATTGAAGGGGCAGTTATGACTGAAATGCCTCAAGAGTCTTTCCACTCCATGCAAGATGACTGGAAATTGGAAATTCAGCAGATATTTAATGAATTGAGGACCAAGGAAAAA GAGCTTCGATCCCGAGAAGAGGAGTTGACAAGAGCAGCTCTTCAGCAAAAATCTCAAGAGGAATTGCTGAAGCGCCGTGAGCAGCAGTTAGCAGAACGCGAGATCGATGTACTGGAGCGTGAGCTGAATATCATGATATTCCAGTTAAACCAAGAGAAACCCAATGTaaagaagaggaaggggaagTTTAAAAGAAGCCGGTTAAAACTCAAAGATGGACACAGAATTAGTTTGCCTTCAG ATTTCCAGCACAAAATAACAGTGCAGGCATCCCCCAATCTGGATAAGAGGAGGAGTTTAAACAGTAACAGCTCTAGTCCATCAAGTAGCCCCACAATAATTCCTCGTCTTCGAGCTATACAAT TGATTCCCAAACCAGATACACACACAGCTAATGGCCGAAGAAACAGTGTATATGTGTATCAGCAAGATGTAGATATCACAAGTGAATATGAACTTCCCTGTGGGGTTATGAAAAAAGGCAAGATTTTATGTTTCCAAG TAACTTCAGATGAAAGCAACAGAACTTGGGGAAGGAGCACAACATATCACCAAGAAGAGTTTGAAGATGtgaagagaaattttaaaaagaaaggttgTACATGGGGACCGAGTTCAGTCCAAACAAAGGATCGTGCAGATTGTAAGGACAA AGTAAGACCCCTTTCAGATGGCAGCAACCCTTGGTCaactgttttaatgaaaaatcagaAGGGTGTGCCCTTAGCTTCACTATTTGTGGACCAAG GTGCCTGTACTGATAAGAAGCTTATCCCTGAAGGTTTGGACAGTAAAAGACCAAAGCCAATTAAGTTGCCCAATCAGGCCTATATAAATCTACCTCTTTGGAAAGATGATCAGGGAGAGAACACAGTAGAACACGAGAGCTTTGAAGAAGGAACCTCAGCTAGTTCTACAAACAGTACTCCTCAAATGACTCCTACAAACAGTCTGAGCAGGACTCTGCACAAAAAGAAGACTGATTCAGTGCTGTATGGGTGTGCTGTCGTCCTTGCATCTGTTGCCCTGGGCTTAGATATCAGAGAGCTGAACAAATCACAGGGTCCAGATGAACTCTTGCCTAAAGATGAGAGGAAGAAGCGTGATGGAATATTTCAGCGTGCTTCAAAATTCCGCAGGAGTGCCAGCCCTACACGACTGCAGCacaagaaagaggaaacaaGTATTCCATCCCTAAATCCAGCCTCAGATACTGTGAATCTTCTCTCTATGCCTTCCATTTCTACAAAATGCCTGCTTCAACCTGATAGTGAAGATGCTTTTGTAAGCACTGTGCTTGGTGATTGTGGTCAGTGTAGTTCCATGGACAACTTTTCATCCCAAACTTCTGAAAGTAAGAGAGAACAAATGATACAGCTGGCTCCTAACACAGTTTTGACACAATTGAAAAATGAGTCTGTTAGTCTTGGTCTGAAACAAGAGCCTCAAATTGTGCCAAAAGATTCCTCCACAAAGTTAAGTATGTTGGGTCACAGACGAACCTTATCAGATGGGAGCCATTTCCAGACCACAG CTAATGGAGTTGCTTCAACCAATGATGTCTCCAGACTCCCAGTCCTGTCAGTTCCTGGAACTCTGCCCTCCCCATCTTTTCAACAAAGAAGCAATCACAGTGGTgtttcaaatgaaaagcaaagtgcTGTCAATACTATCTCAAGGCCTAGACCCTCTTCTCTAAGAAGTAAAATCGATGCATGGCAGATTATTCCACGAATTATTAAACCAAACTCTAAGGACTCTGAATGTTCAGAGGACAATGTACATCCAAATGTTAACTTCTTGCCAGGTACTGAGGAAAGAACTAACTGCCACGTGCCCTCATTGCTTGATATTGATGTGGAAGGTCAAAACAGAGACTGTACTGTGCCTTTATGCAGAATGAAGAGCAAAACTTGCCGGCCATCTATATATGAACTGGAGAGAGAGTTTCTGTCCTGA